AGACAAACAAGCCTCAccaaagaaaggaaagaaatcTATCAAGTAAAAACGACGTCgtatcttcttttctttttattactatagggACTTCCCCTTCTCTACACTTtccatcctcttctttcctttcaTAATCAGTgactcttttccttccagctaccttagtacctacctaccacTACACCTGGCTTACCAATTGCAAGCCTATcaacagcacagcacagcacagcacagcacagcacagcacagcacaacacTTACTCCGCTATATTCTATCCCGTCCGTCCTATCTCGGACCTTCACCCGTTAAACCGATACAGCCTTGAAACCTAGACTTGACATACTCAATAACCAAGtcttccaacgcctcctTTCGAATATTTTTGCCCTTTCAAGATACCAACTTGGATGCCCATCATaatcatcatcctcgatCAATCAATCTCGATATTTTGACACCATATCTGAAACATCATGACCAAACCACGGTTGATCATCTTGGTTCGCCACGGCCAATCTGAAGGCAACAGTACGTTATTCCCAGCACCAGTCCCTTTCTTTGTTGTCCCACGAACAAACATACTCATAATTACCTAGAGAACCGCGAAATTCATCAGACCGTCCCCGATCACCGGGTCAAACTCACCCCGGAAGGCTGGAGCCAAGCCCACGATGCCGGACGCCGACTCCGAAGCCTTCTTCGACCTGACGATACTCTTCAATTCTTCACCTCTCCCTACCGCCGAACTCGAGAGACTACAGAGGGAATCCTCGAAACCCTGACCTCTGACGAAGACTCCCCATCACCCTTCCGCCGAAATAACATCAAGGTGTACGAAGAACCTCGACTACGTGAGCAGGACTTTGGCAACTTCCAGCCATGCAGTGCGGAGATGGAGCGTATGTGGCAGGAGAGGGCCGATTACGGCCACTTCTTCTACCGCATACCTAATGGCGAGAGTGCTGCCGATGCTTACGATCGTGTTAGTGGCTTCAACGAGAGCTTGTGGCGGCAATTCGGCGAAGATGATTTTCCCAGTGTTTGCGTTTTAGGTGCGTTGTCATGTATTGCTTGGTTTTCCCACTTTGCTAACAAGGCTATTCAGTGACTCATGGTCTCATGTCTCGTGTATTTCTCATGAAGTGGTATCATTTCACCGTCGAATATTTTGAAGATCTTCGCAACATAAATCACTGCGAGTTCCTCATTATGCGCAAACAGGAGAACCAGAAATACCTTCTTGAGAACAAACTACGAACATGGTCTGATCTACGACGAGAGCGAAaggacaagaaagaaaaagacgacGACAAGGATTGCTCCAAGCTGCCACGTACCAAGACTTTTGTCGTGACACGACGTTGGGGTGGATGTCCCAACGGCTGTGATCACGGCCGTGGCTATGCCAAGCGCGAGGATCTAGAGGTGATGCGAAAGAAGGACCATGAGAATGGCGGTCCCGCACCTTACGGAGAGTCCGCGTGTGCGGATGAGATAGTCACAACAATCATTAACCGGAAGCAAAAGTCTCGAGGCGACCGCGTCGAAAGCAAGGGTGAGAGTGACACCCCTGTGATCcccgatgatgatggtgatgatgatgatgatggtccTGAGATCGACATCTCCTCAAACCATGAAGGCAAATCTGTTTCTGACATCAACGACACTCCTTCAGTCATTTCCTCCAGCGAATACATCCAGTCTCCCTACCTACATATCGGTCGCGATGGGGGCGGTAGCTACTCGGGCCACACCTCCGCTGCCGAGACGGACAACAACTCGTCGGAGGATGAGAACATCAGCTTACACCGAATCGCCTCCCTAAACGCCCACCAAAACAAGAATGCCAACGACCAAAACGACAAGTCCATATGCGACCACCAGAAACCTCTCCTCAAAGCTGGCCCCGAGCGTTTGACCTACACGAGCGACAAAGACTGCACAGATGACTCATACGTTCGATCCAACCGACTTGGCGATGCCTCTACTGACACTTCCCTCGATGGCGACGCCGATCATTTTGATGATTTGGACCATGCAGAGAAAGAGGATCGCAGCATTCGCGGAAGTGTGTATTGATCGTAATCTTACTCGGATGACCTCACTCTCACTCTCTTATGATTTGAATTTCATGAAAAAACAGCGGATACCAGCCCGCCTCGCGGGGCAAATTGTTTTGATGATATTCATAACTTTACTCTAATGACGCATGactttgtttttttcttcttctcgggACGGATTACGGAAAAGCAATGAATAGAATGATTGACTGTGCTGGCATGGTTCTTTGAAATTGAAGTTTTGCTATCTTTGGAGGATCTGATGGCATCTATTGTGGTATCACATAATAACATTTTTGTTCCTCATTTTCATTCCCTTTATACTGGTCGTGATACAATTCGGCATGGCTTTGTGAGGCGTAAGATGTTTGGTGTCACACATGTTGGTTATTGTGTAATTAATGTTGTGAAAGACACTGCCGTTGAGCACGAGGCGGAAATGCCGTGCTTGGTTTCTACTTTGTGGCTCTGTACATTAACTGTTGTACAAGGCGTGTGATGTGGATGTTCTGAACGGAAAGTCAACCTCATTGCTGGTTCTTTAGTAATACGACATAGCCGTGTAAGACGCTTGGCGGTTCTGTTTTCTTATTCTCGAGGATATATCGTTACACAGCTGAAGATATCTCAGATCCTGTGCTCTAACTACTTCATCTTTGACAACTTCTGCAGCACCCGCTACCATGTCCACTCTGTCAACCTCGTACATCTCACAAACAAGCCAAGAGCCCACTTCTACCGAACAACCGACTCCCGCCGAGACAGAGCGATGGCACATCCGCTCTTCGCAGGCTCAAATGCCACAACATGGATGAAAACTACGGAGGACGCTTCATTCAATTTTTCGAGGCAGGTTGTGTCTCTTCGATCGCCGGCCCTACGTGGTCGACCGATGGAATGTTTCCAACAAGGGAGTTAGTTCCCTCCAAGGGATGAATGGCGAATTttgagctttttttatatttcaaATGTTAGCTTTCGAGAAGCTAGTAGTTTAAAGTGTAAGAGTCTAGATGACATGTAACTGTCAAACAAGGTCGGATAGATTAAATCTTGGTCTATCCAGATCATCCTCGTGCACGTCTATAAGAACCCCCTCTTCTTTGTCAACAAGATTAACAGAAAGAAGTCAAGTTTATACCCTTACGACTCATCCCATCCCTTTGCCCTCGACCCAACACACACACGAAGGTGGTGACAAGACAACCAAAATAATGCATATTAAACAAACACCATAACACCGTATCCAGTCTTCTGGACCCTTCTCAGCCCTCCACAAGCCCTTCAACTCGGATgagagaagacgaagaaaaaatcgaaaagaaaaaagtgaAGAGTAAACAAAAAGGCTCAAAAAAGACCACGGGCACCGATTAATTGAACTGCCTTGAGCCCTACAGAAAACCATGTAGAGTCGCCAACGCCTTTAAAAAATAATGCCCCGTAGTATGCAGAAAACAGTTTTCCGACCAAAGCGGGAAACTCGTTTTTAATGTAAAGAATCGTACAAACTGGATCGAATAACAGTAACACGATAAATTCATATACAGAGCCTCGAGCCTCGAGCCACTTCTAACTCTGTAATGCCACTGTAATAATTGCACTCGATTGAGAACACTTGAGACAAGTGCTCTTTGCATGATACATTGAAAATGCTACAATATCATTAGATATTGGCGGAGAAGACGTGGTCCGTCGTATAGTGCTGTAAAGAAGCAAATCAGCCGGTAGATACTACAGCCTTGCATCGCGTGCAGCCGTGGAAGAATGGCCCGAGTTCCGTCGTAATCAGAAGAACGTGGACATGGCTCTGCTGAGATCGATAAAGTCAACAGGTTTCGCGACATAGTCACTGAATCCCGCCGCAGCGCATTTTTCCTGAACGTCTGACATGACATTGGCCGATAAGGCGATGATCGGCATTGGGGAATAACGGTTGGCAGCTTCCCACTGGCGAATCTCACGGCACGCCTGGTAACCATCCTTTCGGGGCATATGAAGATCACACTAGAAAAGTACATGTTAGCAGTCGCTAGAGATTGTGTATTGGTATGGATCCACATACCAGGATAAGGGAATAGTGCTTGTGAGGCTTTGACAAAACCATGGTGGTACACTCGGCGCCGTCAACGGCGATCTCGACATCCACGCCGATCTTCTTGAGGAACTTCATCAAAACCTTTTGGTTAACAGGGTTGTCCTCAACCAATAGCACTTGATAGCCCTTGTTCCCCATACGCCGTTCGATCTCCTGGTAGCTAGCCTTCTGATTCTCGACCATTTGCTGAGCCGTAGACCGGTTACGATCTATGCTGAGATCGCGCATCTTGTTCGGGTCGAAAATGACAGCAAATCTGGATGGTTTCACAGGCTTGTAGATAAATGTCACCAGGTTATCCGAAAGGAGCTGGGCATACTTGGTGCCGGCCGCCAATTTGATAACTGCCTGCCGTTGTACAGAATCTGACAGGACGAGAATAGTCGTCTTATCGATGCTCTGCGTCTTTGTGATATCGTCCATTAATCCAATGATGGCCTCGGGCGAGGGGAGATTGATAACAATGTGTGTAAACTTTATAGGGTCTTCTCCACTGATCAGTGTCTGCGCCTCATTTACACTTGCCAAAGCTGTGATCTGGTGGGGGACATCCT
This Fusarium poae strain DAOMC 252244 chromosome 3, whole genome shotgun sequence DNA region includes the following protein-coding sequences:
- a CDS encoding hypothetical protein (BUSCO:32412at5125), which encodes MTKPRLIILVRHGQSEGNKNREIHQTVPDHRVKLTPEGWSQAHDAGRRLRSLLRPDDTLQFFTSPYRRTRETTEGILETLTSDEDSPSPFRRNNIKVYEEPRLREQDFGNFQPCSAEMERMWQERADYGHFFYRIPNGESAADAYDRVSGFNESLWRQFGEDDFPSVCVLVTHGLMSRVFLMKWYHFTVEYFEDLRNINHCEFLIMRKQENQKYLLENKLRTWSDLRRERKDKKEKDDDKDCSKLPRTKTFVVTRRWGGCPNGCDHGRGYAKREDLEVMRKKDHENGGPAPYGESACADEIVTTIINRKQKSRGDRVESKGESDTPVIPDDDGDDDDDGPEIDISSNHEGKSVSDINDTPSVISSSEYIQSPYLHIGRDGGGSYSGHTSAAETDNNSSEDENISLHRIASLNAHQNKNANDQNDKSICDHQKPLLKAGPERLTYTSDKDCTDDSYVRSNRLGDASTDTSLDGDADHFDDLDHAEKEDRSIRGSVY